The following are from one region of the Rhodopirellula sp. P2 genome:
- a CDS encoding DUF7133 domain-containing protein has product MNHLPAGNLIVNLRSLAFRLRCRQPHGVAGGTLLLLCLVVSPLHSDDDLPGGGQATPVESISLPDGFRAQLLRSAKQGEGSWISMTFDDRGRIILGRDKRGVVRLSLSDDRERVDRFEVIENTLPHCRGIVWAHDSLYVCATNASGFYRLRDTTGDDQFDSVEELKSFDYQSRYGHGPNQVVLGPDNMLYIVNGNDVAFPEGFAVDSPYRDPQDDHLLPESRDAVQDIRVGYVAKTDPEGKNWEIIAGGFRNQFDVAFNEDGELFTYDADMEWDVGLPWYRPTRLNHVVSGGEYGWRWGTGKWPEYFADSLPTTLDTGLGSPTGLEFGTRSHFPPGYRGALFMGDWQHGRIFQVQLTPRGASYEAEHKVFLEGGALNVCDLTFGPDGAMYFITGGRGSQSGLYRITYEGPDAAAASHTAEQTEQPQQSEQAQQAASARALRRELEQWHSKRDAQAIDAAWPHLNSQDRWLRFAARLAIERQDPALWRERALNESRPTASIAALLALARLGRAEDQPALLAALDRLPLATLDREQLLDALRVWQLSFIRQGHPSESDRSQVLTRLDPLYPQASSYVNRELCGLLIYLQAPDVLPRTVELIHTAISQEDAIFYSQRLARVAEGWTAETRESFFDSLLAARSYRGGKLLSVSLQQIREDAIANLTDAEQKRLKPRLDMLALAAEKSDEAESLSAPFVKQWTWDELESALPQARHGRSWEQGRAALGKAQCMKCHRVNEQGSPTGPDLTHVGRRFDEQALLESIAQPSKVIDEKYRLSTYVLDSGQVITGRPIGVSATVITVQTDSLRSETVALKRAEIEQTSPANLSLMPSGLLDVLTLDEILDLIAYLKSGGDPQADVYQAR; this is encoded by the coding sequence GTGAACCACTTGCCCGCAGGGAACCTGATTGTGAATCTGCGAAGTCTCGCTTTTCGACTCCGTTGCCGCCAACCTCATGGCGTTGCTGGCGGGACTCTGTTGCTGTTGTGCCTTGTCGTCTCGCCCCTGCACAGCGATGACGATCTTCCCGGTGGTGGCCAAGCGACTCCGGTGGAATCGATTTCTTTGCCAGACGGTTTTCGGGCTCAATTGTTGCGATCCGCGAAACAGGGCGAAGGTTCGTGGATCAGCATGACGTTCGACGATCGTGGCCGAATCATTCTGGGTCGCGACAAACGGGGTGTGGTCAGGTTGTCTTTGAGCGACGACCGTGAGCGTGTGGATCGCTTCGAAGTGATCGAGAACACGTTGCCGCATTGTCGTGGAATCGTCTGGGCACACGACAGTCTGTATGTGTGTGCGACCAACGCCAGCGGATTCTATCGGTTGCGCGACACAACCGGTGATGACCAGTTTGATTCCGTTGAAGAACTCAAGTCGTTCGATTACCAAAGTCGCTATGGACACGGTCCCAATCAAGTTGTGTTGGGCCCCGACAACATGCTGTACATTGTCAACGGCAATGACGTGGCGTTTCCGGAGGGTTTCGCGGTCGATTCGCCCTACCGGGATCCCCAGGATGACCACCTGTTGCCTGAGTCGCGGGACGCCGTCCAAGACATTCGCGTGGGGTATGTTGCCAAGACGGATCCCGAGGGGAAGAACTGGGAGATCATCGCGGGAGGTTTCCGGAACCAGTTCGACGTCGCCTTCAACGAGGACGGCGAACTGTTCACCTATGACGCTGACATGGAATGGGATGTCGGGCTGCCATGGTACCGCCCGACTCGGTTGAATCACGTTGTCTCCGGCGGCGAATACGGTTGGCGCTGGGGCACCGGCAAGTGGCCGGAGTACTTCGCCGACTCTCTGCCCACCACGCTCGATACCGGATTGGGTTCCCCCACGGGTTTGGAGTTCGGCACGCGATCTCACTTTCCACCCGGATACCGTGGCGCGTTGTTCATGGGCGACTGGCAGCACGGTCGCATCTTCCAGGTCCAATTGACACCTCGTGGCGCCAGCTATGAAGCCGAACACAAGGTGTTCCTGGAAGGTGGCGCACTGAACGTCTGCGACCTGACGTTTGGGCCCGATGGAGCCATGTACTTCATCACCGGAGGTCGCGGTTCTCAATCAGGACTGTATCGAATTACCTACGAAGGTCCCGACGCCGCGGCAGCATCGCACACCGCCGAACAAACCGAGCAGCCACAGCAATCTGAGCAGGCACAGCAAGCCGCTTCGGCACGTGCCCTGCGGCGCGAGTTGGAACAATGGCACAGCAAACGCGACGCCCAAGCGATTGACGCCGCGTGGCCGCACTTGAACAGTCAAGATCGCTGGCTGCGATTTGCCGCCCGACTGGCCATCGAACGCCAAGATCCTGCCCTGTGGAGGGAACGTGCGTTGAACGAATCGCGGCCGACCGCGTCGATTGCCGCGCTGCTGGCGCTGGCTCGACTGGGGCGTGCTGAAGATCAGCCCGCCTTGTTGGCGGCGTTGGATCGACTGCCGCTGGCGACACTGGACCGAGAACAATTGCTCGACGCACTGCGGGTCTGGCAATTGAGCTTCATCCGCCAGGGCCATCCTTCTGAATCGGACCGATCCCAAGTGCTGACGCGACTGGACCCGTTGTATCCACAGGCAAGCAGCTACGTGAATCGTGAGTTGTGTGGCTTGCTGATCTACCTGCAGGCACCCGACGTTTTGCCACGCACCGTCGAATTGATCCACACAGCGATCAGTCAGGAAGATGCCATCTTTTATTCGCAGCGGCTGGCTCGTGTTGCCGAAGGCTGGACGGCTGAAACGCGCGAGTCCTTTTTCGATTCGCTGCTGGCCGCTCGCAGTTATCGGGGCGGGAAGTTATTGAGCGTCTCCCTGCAACAGATCCGTGAAGATGCGATTGCCAACTTGACCGATGCCGAACAGAAACGCCTGAAACCTCGGCTGGACATGCTGGCACTTGCCGCCGAGAAATCTGACGAAGCAGAATCGCTTTCCGCCCCGTTCGTTAAACAGTGGACGTGGGACGAACTGGAATCAGCACTGCCACAAGCACGCCACGGTCGGTCATGGGAACAGGGCCGCGCCGCACTGGGCAAAGCACAGTGCATGAAGTGCCATCGTGTGAACGAACAGGGCAGCCCCACGGGACCGGATCTGACACACGTCGGACGCCGCTTTGACGAACAGGCTCTCCTGGAATCGATTGCCCAGCCTTCCAAAGTGATTGACGAGAAATATCGCCTGAGCACCTACGTGCTGGACAGCGGCCAGGTCATCACCGGTCGACCGATCGGGGTGTCCGCAACCGTGATCACGGTCCAAACCGATTCGCTGCGATCGGAAACGGTGGCGCTGAAGCGAGCGGAAATCGAACAGACATCGCCCGCGAATCTGTCGCTCATGCCATCCGGCTTGCTGGATGTACTGACGCTCGATGAAATACTCGATCTCATCGCGTATCTCAAATCCGGCGGCGACCCGCAGGCAGACGTCTATCAAGCACGCTGA
- a CDS encoding addiction module protein codes for MTADQLIADAASLPPSDRLRIAQAIWDSLPEDAYPTAGPEIKAELDRRMAKYRENPESGMTIEELRSRLEAD; via the coding sequence ATGACCGCTGACCAACTTATAGCGGATGCGGCGTCGCTTCCACCATCCGACCGACTTCGCATTGCTCAAGCAATTTGGGACTCTCTTCCCGAAGACGCTTACCCCACAGCTGGCCCGGAAATCAAGGCAGAGCTTGATCGCAGGATGGCAAAATACCGGGAAAACCCGGAGAGCGGAATGACTATCGAAGAGCTTCGCAGTCGGCTAGAGGCCGATTGA
- a CDS encoding tyrosine-type recombinase/integrase, whose protein sequence is MAPSEEHSCKLTRRMAEDMLIRNMAPATIKAYTYHARRFAGFIGKSLGEATVEDVRTFQLYLIQEKKVAYSSFNQAVCALRFLYTHTIRVPWPVTMVPFGKRPKTLPIVLSRHEIDKLLQCTPNLKHRTFLMTLYSAGLRFSEAAHLRIADLDSDRMMIHIRHAKGAKDRLVPLSPRLLKELRIYWSKYRPTDLLFPGNSATKTYADTSIQKAMKRSAEKAGIKKRVYPHVLRHSYATGLLEAGVDLLTISKLLGHASFVTTMIYLHCRREHLSSVPSPLDWLPVKQLPTYQPPQENSGISETNSPS, encoded by the coding sequence ATGGCTCCCTCCGAAGAACATTCTTGCAAGCTGACTCGCCGAATGGCTGAGGACATGCTCATCCGAAACATGGCCCCCGCGACCATCAAGGCTTACACCTATCACGCCAGAAGGTTTGCCGGCTTCATCGGTAAATCGCTCGGCGAAGCAACCGTCGAAGACGTTAGAACCTTCCAACTTTACCTGATCCAAGAGAAGAAGGTCGCCTATAGCTCATTCAACCAAGCGGTTTGCGCGCTACGGTTTCTGTACACGCACACCATCCGGGTCCCTTGGCCCGTCACGATGGTTCCCTTCGGGAAACGGCCCAAGACCTTGCCGATCGTGCTCAGCCGCCACGAAATCGACAAGCTGCTTCAATGCACACCCAACCTGAAACACCGAACCTTCCTGATGACGCTCTACTCGGCGGGACTCCGGTTCTCCGAAGCGGCCCATCTGAGGATCGCCGACCTCGATTCGGATCGGATGATGATTCACATCCGACACGCCAAGGGAGCCAAGGATCGACTGGTGCCGCTCTCACCCAGACTCTTGAAAGAGCTGAGGATTTACTGGAGCAAGTACAGGCCGACCGACCTGCTGTTCCCCGGCAACTCAGCGACCAAGACCTACGCCGACACGTCGATTCAAAAAGCCATGAAGCGGTCTGCCGAGAAAGCGGGAATCAAGAAACGGGTGTATCCGCATGTGCTCAGGCACTCTTACGCGACCGGACTGCTCGAAGCGGGCGTGGACTTGCTGACGATCAGCAAGTTACTCGGGCACGCGAGTTTCGTCACCACGATGATCTATCTGCACTGCCGGCGGGAGCACCTTTCCAGCGTCCCCAGTCCACTGGATTGGTTACCGGTGAAGCAACTGCCGACGTATCAGCCGCCCCAAGAGAACAGCGGGATCTCGGAGACCAACAGCCCAAGCTAA
- a CDS encoding type II toxin-antitoxin system RelE/ParE family toxin, whose translation MSVRLVDEVFLDLRAARDWYDRKSFGLGDEFADLFFTIARGLPDVSLHHAIDETGYRPIRMPRFTAVIYYDLTDIEIVVVGVLVNGRNASALKNRG comes from the coding sequence ATGAGCGTACGCCTTGTTGACGAGGTCTTTCTCGACCTGCGAGCGGCGCGGGATTGGTACGACCGAAAGAGTTTCGGCTTAGGCGACGAGTTTGCGGATCTGTTCTTCACTATCGCTCGTGGATTGCCAGATGTTTCCTTGCATCACGCAATTGACGAAACTGGTTATCGCCCTATTCGGATGCCCCGGTTCACTGCTGTCATATACTACGACCTCACGGATATCGAGATCGTCGTGGTTGGCGTGCTGGTAAACGGTCGAAACGCTTCGGCTCTCAAGAATCGCGGATAA
- a CDS encoding carbohydrate porin — translation MNIKALITLLAAFGLHSACGQELDLRCVSESTCDTMLLDEPTPFENHLLGDWCGTRPRLEETGVTPFLYYDSIFAANVDGGLAADDAYTGQIYAGADLDLERMWGWHGTTLKISMVERHGDSVSSAVGGIYDPMCIYGGQVGYLYQLWIEKSFCDDVALKFGRVSADTDFANNGLYRYSLSTAINGPIRAMLLENIITSFPYPVWGGRVKVAPNVRHQIQFGVYQIGDGMWDFTQHGLDFSIRGSDGVSLITQYDWTPEIGGRPARMFLGAVHSFFEFDNFDGVGTTDEFLRLYGHAELELAPDCVAFAFASHSDEDQVAKTPLQISAGINQKGLLPGREEDHTVFFATYGELSDDYGDSIGEEVDGEWVYELGHRIQLCPAFYLQPAIQYIVHPGGTGNIPNSTVLGAWMGASF, via the coding sequence ATGAATATCAAGGCATTGATCACATTGCTTGCAGCCTTCGGCCTGCATTCAGCATGCGGCCAAGAGCTGGACCTCCGCTGCGTTTCCGAGTCAACGTGCGATACAATGCTGCTCGACGAGCCCACGCCCTTCGAGAACCATCTGCTCGGTGACTGGTGTGGAACACGCCCCCGCCTGGAAGAAACGGGTGTCACTCCGTTCCTCTACTACGACTCCATCTTCGCAGCGAACGTTGATGGAGGCCTGGCCGCCGACGACGCGTACACCGGTCAGATCTATGCCGGTGCGGACCTGGATTTGGAACGGATGTGGGGCTGGCACGGGACCACCCTGAAGATTTCCATGGTCGAACGTCACGGAGACAGTGTCAGCTCGGCGGTCGGTGGAATCTACGACCCGATGTGCATCTACGGCGGGCAGGTCGGCTATCTGTATCAGTTGTGGATTGAGAAATCGTTCTGCGACGACGTTGCCTTGAAATTTGGCCGTGTTTCCGCCGACACCGACTTCGCAAACAACGGTTTGTATCGCTATTCCCTCAGCACTGCGATCAACGGCCCGATCCGAGCCATGCTGTTAGAAAACATCATCACCTCCTTTCCCTATCCGGTCTGGGGCGGACGAGTGAAGGTCGCTCCCAACGTTCGACACCAAATTCAGTTCGGTGTTTATCAAATCGGAGATGGCATGTGGGACTTCACCCAGCACGGACTCGACTTCAGCATCCGTGGCAGCGACGGGGTCTCGCTCATCACCCAGTACGATTGGACGCCTGAAATTGGTGGACGCCCCGCACGCATGTTCTTGGGCGCAGTCCACTCGTTCTTTGAATTTGACAACTTCGATGGCGTTGGCACCACCGATGAGTTTTTACGTTTGTACGGTCACGCCGAACTGGAACTCGCACCAGACTGCGTCGCGTTTGCTTTCGCAAGCCATTCCGACGAAGACCAAGTCGCCAAGACTCCCCTGCAAATCAGTGCCGGGATCAATCAGAAGGGACTTCTTCCTGGACGCGAAGAGGACCACACCGTTTTCTTTGCCACCTACGGCGAACTCAGCGACGACTATGGCGACTCCATCGGAGAAGAGGTCGACGGAGAATGGGTTTACGAACTGGGCCACCGCATCCAACTTTGTCCCGCGTTCTATCTTCAACCAGCGATCCAGTACATCGTGCACCCCGGGGGCACCGGCAACATCCCCAACAGCACCGTGTTGGGAGCCTGGATGGGAGCGAGCTTTTAA
- a CDS encoding SEC-C metal-binding domain-containing protein, with protein sequence MQRQQPVRTLRNTESKVGRNDPCPCGSDKKYKQCSLRR encoded by the coding sequence ATGCAAAGACAGCAACCAGTTCGCACGCTGCGGAACACAGAAAGCAAGGTGGGGCGAAACGACCCTTGTCCGTGTGGCAGCGACAAGAAGTACAAACAGTGCAGCCTTCGACGTTAG
- a CDS encoding IS91 family transposase, which translates to MPTVAEALRQFAPAYLQQHADSISIAEDKVLGAITRCRTGALGGVHYQCGGCGSDHWVGRSCGNRHCPNCGHEKTQAWIETQSAKLMPVHHFLVTFTVPREIGLVLRVHQRDGYRCLFDAGSQSIRDVGAATKSLKGCQLGFFGVLHTWGRDPAVYHPHVHYVVPGGGVKLDEQGNAESWQSTPENFLFHHGTLIRVYKAKLADELRAAGLYDQVDRETWTKDFVVDIQAVGHGVPTLKYLAPYIHRVAINDSRIIDVNSETVTYQIRRKRNVVQSKEVAGEDFVGNFLQHVLPTNFMKIRHYGWMSGNSKVKVEEVKWLVWLMLGWTFWLGSGYAPQDEPLTVPMKCRLCGGIMRAIEVSYTSLSSQGIRPEHGLTYYDSG; encoded by the coding sequence ATGCCCACGGTTGCGGAGGCTCTTCGCCAATTCGCACCGGCATACCTGCAGCAACACGCCGATTCGATCTCGATCGCCGAAGACAAAGTTCTTGGCGCGATCACTCGTTGTCGCACCGGTGCACTGGGTGGTGTTCACTACCAGTGCGGCGGTTGCGGAAGCGATCACTGGGTCGGACGTTCGTGTGGCAATCGACACTGTCCAAACTGCGGTCACGAGAAGACGCAGGCTTGGATTGAAACGCAGTCTGCCAAGCTGATGCCGGTTCATCACTTCTTGGTCACTTTCACTGTGCCCCGGGAGATCGGCTTGGTGCTGCGCGTTCACCAACGTGACGGCTACCGATGCTTGTTCGATGCCGGCAGTCAGAGCATTCGCGATGTGGGCGCGGCAACCAAGAGTCTGAAAGGATGTCAGCTTGGGTTCTTCGGCGTGCTTCATACTTGGGGGCGAGACCCGGCGGTCTATCATCCGCACGTTCACTATGTCGTTCCTGGCGGCGGAGTGAAACTGGATGAGCAAGGCAATGCCGAATCATGGCAGAGCACACCGGAGAACTTCTTGTTCCATCACGGCACGCTGATCCGCGTCTACAAAGCGAAGCTGGCCGATGAGCTTCGTGCCGCTGGGCTGTATGACCAAGTCGATCGCGAGACTTGGACGAAAGACTTCGTCGTCGACATCCAGGCGGTCGGGCACGGCGTTCCAACGCTGAAGTACCTGGCACCGTACATCCATCGAGTCGCGATCAACGACAGCCGGATCATCGATGTCAACTCAGAAACGGTGACGTACCAAATTCGTCGCAAAAGAAACGTGGTTCAGAGCAAAGAGGTTGCCGGCGAAGACTTCGTGGGCAACTTCTTGCAGCACGTGTTGCCGACGAACTTCATGAAGATCCGTCATTACGGATGGATGAGCGGGAACAGCAAGGTGAAAGTGGAGGAGGTGAAGTGGTTGGTCTGGCTGATGCTTGGCTGGACGTTCTGGCTGGGCAGCGGCTACGCGCCACAGGATGAACCACTGACCGTGCCGATGAAGTGTCGCCTGTGCGGCGGGATCATGCGAGCGATTGAGGTCAGCTACACATCGTTGTCGTCGCAGGGCATCCGTCCCGAGCATGGGCTGACTTACTACGACAGTGGGTAA
- a CDS encoding IS91 family transposase yields MVTGEATADVSAAPREQRDLGDQQPKLSLTDILRLGAAGAVNDSTCPQVQSVLAKISLCRTHVMGGRKFQCRDCDEVTSLYNSCGDRHCPTCSGGKRVDFNDRASNLILPGVTYYQVVFTLPSELSELALANREEMADLLVGSAWKSLSTQIKAEQDYDPAAISVLHTWNQKLEAHWHVHLLVPGEGPRLNHGKGLSRPTWKQATAPPGAKNSDGFHLVRAAALRETYRTRAIAKLRRLRRAGKLKLGGKFEHLQEDEHWDAFIEKLESKNWVAFIQPPPAATSSATQVVNYLTRYLTGGPISDHRITSANGREVTFLAREGVKAGGDRRQVPITLKTSDFVRRWCLHIQPDQLTKTRYFGGWSNNRQATYSARCQELLESLGRDVSTVDEATCEEEHPDLLCEHCGSDRLELVAQTAKPSWKELMWRESDSCPWWYADLQRESHRKFWAESYGEGFYDWYRETQVESAKGILAEPTRRIQLPLPGFSPVRDHHESYLIDSF; encoded by the coding sequence TTGGTTACCGGTGAAGCAACTGCCGACGTATCAGCCGCCCCAAGAGAACAGCGGGATCTCGGAGACCAACAGCCCAAGCTAAGCCTCACCGATATCCTGCGGCTGGGTGCCGCCGGCGCGGTCAACGATTCGACGTGTCCTCAAGTCCAAAGCGTGTTGGCGAAGATCTCTTTGTGCCGCACACACGTGATGGGAGGACGCAAGTTCCAGTGTCGCGATTGTGACGAGGTCACGTCGCTTTACAACTCTTGCGGCGACCGGCATTGCCCGACCTGTAGCGGTGGCAAGCGAGTGGACTTCAACGACAGAGCATCGAACCTGATCCTGCCGGGAGTGACTTACTATCAAGTGGTCTTCACCCTCCCGAGCGAGTTGTCTGAGTTGGCGTTGGCGAATCGAGAAGAGATGGCAGACCTGCTGGTTGGTTCAGCTTGGAAGAGTCTTTCGACCCAGATCAAAGCGGAGCAAGACTACGATCCGGCGGCCATCTCGGTGCTGCATACCTGGAATCAAAAACTGGAAGCTCACTGGCACGTGCACTTGTTGGTTCCCGGCGAAGGGCCCCGTCTCAACCATGGGAAAGGGCTCAGTCGGCCAACTTGGAAGCAGGCGACGGCGCCGCCGGGGGCCAAGAACTCCGATGGCTTTCACTTGGTTCGTGCGGCCGCACTTCGCGAGACCTACCGAACCAGAGCGATCGCGAAACTGCGACGGCTTCGACGTGCTGGCAAGCTGAAGCTGGGCGGCAAGTTTGAACATCTCCAAGAAGACGAGCACTGGGATGCATTCATCGAGAAGCTGGAATCGAAAAACTGGGTGGCCTTCATCCAGCCGCCTCCGGCCGCCACGAGCAGTGCCACTCAAGTGGTCAACTACCTGACGCGTTACCTGACCGGCGGTCCGATCAGCGACCACCGAATCACTTCGGCCAATGGTAGGGAAGTGACGTTCCTGGCCCGAGAAGGAGTGAAAGCTGGCGGGGATCGCCGGCAAGTTCCGATCACCCTGAAGACGAGCGACTTCGTTCGTCGCTGGTGTCTTCACATCCAGCCGGACCAGTTGACCAAGACACGCTACTTCGGTGGCTGGTCCAACAACCGGCAAGCGACCTATTCGGCTCGATGCCAGGAGTTGCTCGAGTCACTTGGACGCGATGTGTCAACGGTCGACGAAGCGACGTGCGAAGAGGAGCATCCCGACTTGCTGTGCGAGCACTGCGGCAGTGACCGATTGGAGCTGGTCGCTCAGACGGCGAAGCCATCTTGGAAAGAACTGATGTGGCGAGAGAGCGACAGTTGCCCGTGGTGGTATGCCGACCTGCAACGCGAATCGCATCGGAAGTTCTGGGCGGAGTCCTATGGGGAGGGATTTTACGATTGGTACAGGGAAACTCAGGTAGAAAGTGCAAAGGGAATCTTGGCGGAACCAACTCGCCGGATTCAGCTACCGCTGCCAGGATTTTCGCCAGTTCGAGACCATCATGAGTCGTATCTGATAGACTCGTTCTAG
- a CDS encoding tyrosine-type recombinase/integrase, producing MERKRDGLLEASFQEELFAGNSSATPPEKETKMSKFSSNDSQDVPGSHFPESLRLRLSEDLHLTGKAKRTHDGYIRAVRQLSDFAGCSPDQVNEQHVRQFFLHLKNDRNFAYGSLRVAFSGIKFFFTHTCKRDWEIIKMLKLQNITTLPEVLTIEQVHELIGSATTRRMFVYFWTVYSLGLRLNEALHLQVSDIDAQRGWVHVHRGKGAKDRYVPLPTTTVRLLRSYWASHRHPRLLFPADGRNHSLAKDGVSQATTPMSETAVQGAMKQITKNLRFGKKVSIHTLRHSYATHLLEAGVGLKVIQKYLGHSSLQTTLVYLHLTDTAEANARQEIERLFGRLPGSGE from the coding sequence GTGGAACGGAAGCGTGACGGATTATTGGAAGCATCCTTTCAGGAGGAGCTGTTCGCTGGGAACAGCTCAGCAACTCCTCCTGAAAAGGAAACCAAGATGTCCAAGTTTAGCTCAAACGATTCGCAAGATGTACCTGGATCCCACTTCCCTGAAAGTCTTCGCCTGAGACTCTCTGAAGACTTGCACCTGACCGGCAAGGCCAAACGAACTCACGATGGCTACATCCGAGCGGTCAGGCAGCTCTCTGATTTCGCCGGCTGCAGTCCCGACCAGGTGAACGAGCAGCATGTGCGGCAGTTCTTCTTGCACCTGAAAAACGATCGCAACTTTGCTTATGGATCACTCCGCGTGGCATTCTCGGGCATCAAGTTCTTCTTCACGCACACCTGCAAGCGTGACTGGGAAATCATCAAGATGCTCAAGCTCCAGAACATCACCACGTTGCCGGAGGTGCTGACGATCGAGCAGGTTCATGAACTGATCGGCTCGGCGACCACGCGGCGAATGTTCGTCTATTTCTGGACCGTCTATTCGCTGGGACTGCGGCTCAATGAAGCACTGCATCTGCAGGTCAGTGACATCGACGCCCAGCGAGGCTGGGTCCATGTCCATCGTGGCAAGGGAGCCAAGGACCGGTATGTCCCGCTGCCGACGACGACCGTTCGACTTCTGCGAAGCTACTGGGCAAGTCACCGGCACCCACGCCTGCTGTTTCCGGCAGATGGCCGAAACCACAGCCTTGCCAAAGACGGCGTCAGCCAAGCGACGACTCCGATGAGCGAAACGGCCGTTCAAGGAGCGATGAAGCAGATCACAAAGAACCTCCGCTTTGGCAAGAAGGTCAGCATCCATACGCTGCGTCATTCCTATGCAACGCACTTGCTCGAAGCGGGCGTGGGACTGAAGGTGATTCAAAAGTACTTGGGGCATTCGTCGCTGCAGACCACCTTGGTCTATCTGCATCTGACTGACACCGCTGAGGCGAACGCTCGTCAAGAAATCGAAAGGCTGTTCGGTAGGCTGCCTGGCAGCGGCGAGTAA